The following proteins come from a genomic window of Miscanthus floridulus cultivar M001 chromosome 2, ASM1932011v1, whole genome shotgun sequence:
- the LOC136538411 gene encoding uncharacterized protein At4g38062-like encodes MSRSFFPTCSSLKAEMEEMSKELDDLRAEVEALTAQLRAKSDLADGLKRAGADQAARLRDARAEAERNAAEAAAMAEEAAATGDRCGVLESRLAEKEQALRHLCAAHEALKGTLREKIEGLEGDKRGLLAALEDAEGRRVEHDAALRARDDEVARLRGLLSEKDRRCGEAEKRALAPREVVMRDDMLVKLEEEKAAVEGKLKWKAEQFRHLEEALKKVQDDFRAAKKEWGSDRSTLVNRIGTLEADLDSKTRVAEDFRSRLDMCSQALAHEEGRRKRVEAEMSELRHMYGNVVSEYEGAKSMVESLSSNTDGEIASLRSSLAEKATLLKEMGYRKTHLEQENEDLRSRLKEYQEAQIGGADAVVSLKSLREKLRALEQTHRSCTEKLRGKEEEWRLQMAKLVNDLDGRLSQLESKDILIGQLQNELLGSYGSLELQIVENWEALIILTVVQAKFHEPCSFVDTAQLNMQHHCEEIEKEIASAKKQFEEQSCTIVQSQAEQKQQSEVIAKLYARIEELEHMEQEQKKMQRQLDAYKEMLENTSRDAHCLKDEASKKESTLQEKLREALSALDEANCALADRKTELSQLEINLHHQKQAIEHLEKLKIDLETEVESYMYDNRILKRDLDAALVAKMEAEDFLRQEKMKLICALDEAKYTLSERNSELTQFEINFNQQRQALENLEKVKVDMETELKTCMDENCVLKRDLDVAIIAKMDAEECHTKEKEELCGIINEKGMMMDKLQQYITVLEEENIGQKLDLGSLIKMEYEKSIHEVKNRYSEIVEVSDKKLLELEESLRFFEQRFACREQELMKMFDQEEADWYTLIAEKEIAISDIRQTIESVQLDIKHLLEAAAAKVAEVQLEVNQLYGFAETLNSLNVIQEHDAVFKDMLIAECERELDSLQVNLVQEKHQSRNLKNLIEQLKAQTASEMSEKAKEHLEVTTKLKSLEERNETLDEHLRELKSRATDMSNVVLQERNQLVDELTGLTNTIGEVIYGGESMMSNLRRIMQKVYEEEPCNDRLTSEKTNGRSSAPLIRNKSGHVLDRRSPLKEHNY; translated from the exons ATGTCCCGTTCATTCTTCCCGACCTGCTCCTCCCTGAAAG CGGAAATGGAGGAGATGAGCAAGGAGCTGGACGACCTGCGGGCCGAGGTGGAGGCGCTCACCGCCCAGCTCCGCGCCAAGTCCGACCTCGCCGACGGCCTCAAGCGCGCGGGCGCGGACCAGGCCGCGCGGCTGCGGGATGCCCGGGCGGAGGCGGAACGCAATGCGGCGGAGgccgcggccatggccgaggagGCGGCCGCCACAGGGGATCGGTGCGGGGTGCTGGAGTCCAGGCTGGCCGAGAAGGAGCAGGCACTGAGGCACCTCTGCGCGGCGCACGAGGCGCTCAAGGGCACGCTCCGGGAGAAGATCGAGGGCCTCGAGGGCGACAAGAGGGGCCTCCTCGCGGCGCTCGAGGACGCCGAGGGGAGGCGCGTGGAGCACGATGCCGCCCTGCGCGCGCGCGACGACGAGGTCGCGCGGCTTCGGGGGCTCCTGTCAGAGAAGGACAGGAGGTGCGGCGAGGCTGAGAAGAGGGCGTTGGCGCCCAGGGAGGTGGTGATGAGGGACGACATGCTGGTGAAGCTGGAGGAGGAGAAGGCCGCCGTCGAGGGCAAGCTCAAGTGGAAGGCTGAGCAGTTCAGGCACCTCGAGGAGGCACTCAAGAAGGTTCAAGATGACTTCAGGGCTGCCAAGAAAGAGTGGGGCTCAGATAGATCAACTTTGGTTAATCGGATTGGCACACTTGAGGCTGATTTGGATTCCAAGACCAGGGTTGCGGAGGATTTCCGGTCGAGGCTTGATATGTGCAGCCAGGCATTGGCCCATGAGGAAGGTCGCAGGAAGCGGGTGGAAGCAGAGATGTCTGAGTTGCGCCACATGTATGGCAATGTGGTCTCTGAATATGAAGGGGCCAAATCAATGGTCGAGTCGCTGAGCTCCAACACGGATGGGGAGATAGCATCTTTGAGAAGCTCACTGGCTGAGAAGGCTACATTACTCAAAGAAATGGGATACAGGAAGACACATCTTGAACAAGAAAATGAGGATTTGCGGTCAAGGCTCAAGGAGTATCAGGAGGCACAGATTGGTGGTGCAGATGCTGTTGTTTCATTGAAAAGTCTGCGGGAGAAGCTCCGAGCCTTGGAGCAGACACATAGAAGTTGCACTGAGAAGCTGCGAGGTAAGGAAGAAGAATGGAGATTGCAGATGGCAAAGCTTGTGAATGACTTGGATGGACGCTTATCACAGTTAGAATCCAAAGATATTCTTATTGGGCAACTGCAGAATGAGTTGCTGGGTAGTTATGGGTCCCTTGAGCTACAAATAGTGGAGAACTGGGAAGCTTTGATAATTCTTACTGTTGTGCAGGCAAAATTTCATGAGCCCTGCTCATTTGTTGATACTGCTCAACTGAATATGCAGCATCATTGTGAAGAAATTGAGAAGGAAATTGCTTCTGCCAAGAAACAGTTCGAAGAACAATCTTGCACTATTGTCCAGTCTCAAGCTGAACAGAAACAACAATCTGAGGTTATAGCAAAATTGTATGCAAGAATCGAGGAGTTAGAACACATGGAACAAGAACAAAAGAAGATGCAAAGGCAGCTTGATGCGTACAAAGAGATGCTGGAGAACACATCAAGAGATGCTCACTGCCTAAAAGATGAAGCTTCAAAGAAGGAAAGCACCCTGCAGGAGAAATTGAGGGAGGCATTAAGTGCTCTTGATGAAGCAAACTGTGCCCTTGCTGACAGGAAGACTGAGCTGAGCCAGTTAGAAATCAATCTCCATCATCAAAAGCAAGCAATTGAGCATTTGGAAAAACTGAAAATTGATTTGGAAACTGAAGTCGAAAGCTATATGTATGACAACCGTATCCTGAAGAGAGATCTGGATGCTGCTCTTGTTGCCAAAATGGAAGCTGAGGATTTCCTTAGACAAGAAAAGATGAAGTTAATATGTGCTCTCGATGAGGCAAAATATACCCTTTCTGAGAGGAACAGTGAGCTGACCCAGTTCGAGATCAATTTTAATCAGCAAAGGCAAGCACTGGAGAATTTAGAGAAGGTGAAGGTAGATATGGAAACTGAACTCAAAACATGTATGGATGAAAATTGTGTACTGAAGAGAGATTTGGATGTTGCAATTATTGCCAAAATGGACGCTGAGGAGTGTCAtacaaaagaaaaggaggagctaTGTGGTATAATTAACGAGAAAGGAATGATGATGGATAAGCTTCAGCAATACATCACTGTGCTCGAAGAAGAAAACATTGGCCAGAAACTTGATTTGGGAAGTCTTATCAAGATGGAGTATGAGAAGTCCATTCACGAAGTGAAGAATAGGTACTCTGAAATTGTTGAGGTCTCTGACAAAAAACTTTTGGAGCTGGAAGAAAGCCTTAGATTCTTTGAGCAGAGATTTGCATGCAGGGAGCAGGAGCTCATGAAAATGTTTGATCAAGAGGAAGCAGATTGGTATACACTAATTGCAGAGAAAGAAATTGCTATTTCTGATATTCGACAAACTATTGAATCTGTTCAGCTTGACATCAAGCACCTTCTTGAGGCTGCAGCAGCAAAAGTGGCAGAAGTTCAGCTAGAGGTGAATCAGCTTTATGGTTTTGCAGAAACTCTGAATTCACTTAACGTCATCCAAGAGCATGATGCTGTTTTCAAGGATATGCTCATTGCAGAGTGCGAAAGAGAACTTGACTCCCTGCAGGtgaatttagtgcaagagaagcATCAGTCAAGAAATTTGAAGAATCTTATTGAACAGCTGAAAGCTCAAACTGCTTCAGAAATGTCAGAAAAGGCAAAGGAGCATCTAGAAGTTACAACTAAGCTGAAATCATTGGAGGAAAGAAATGAAACATTAGATGAGCATCTGCGAGAGCTAAAGTCTAGAGCAACTGATATGTCTAATGTTGTACTACAAGAGAGGAATCAGTTGGTCGATGAGCTGACTGGACTAACCAATACCATTGGGGAGGTAATTTATGGAGGTGAAAGTATGATGTCAAATTTAAGAAGGATCATGCAGAAAGTTTATGAGGAGGAACCATGCAATGACAGGCTTACCTCAGAAAAAACTAATGGTAGAAGTTCTGCACCTTTGATCAGGAACAAATCAGGGCATGTCCTAGATAGAAGGTCGCCTCTGAAGGAGCACAACTACTAG
- the LOC136521464 gene encoding 1,4-dihydroxy-2-naphthoyl-CoA thioesterase 1-like yields MDDATVASRQRQQQPASLATTKDSRAMMAELDAPLHALGFEMEELSPSRLTGRLPVTHICCQPFKVLHGGVSALVAEALASMGAHMASGYSRVAGVQLSINHFRSAALGDTVLAQAVPVHVGRSTQVWEVKLWKMDPSTGEKGPQIAESRVTLLSNLSLPEEHKRAGDALKKYASKL; encoded by the exons ATGGACGACGCCACGGTCGCATCGcgtcagcgccagcagcagccggcCTCGCTGGCGACGACGAAGGATTCCAGGGCCATGATGGCGGAGCTGGACGCGCCGCTGCACGCCCTCGGGTTCGAGATGGAGGAGCTCTCCCCGTCGCGGCTCACCGGCCGCCTCCCCGTCACTCACATCTGCTGCCAG CCGTTCAAGGTGCTGCACGGCGGCGTGTCGGCGCTGGTGGCAGAGGCGCTGGCGAGCATGGGCGCGCACATGGCGTCGGGGTACAGCCGCGTCGCCGGCGTGCAGCTCAGCATCAACCACTTCCGCAGCGCGGCCCTCGGCGACACCGTCCTCGCGCAGGCCGTCCCCGTTCACGTCGGACGCTCCACCCAG GTTTGGGAGGTAAAGCTCTGGAAGATGGATCCATCAACAGGAGAGAAGGGGCCTCAGATCGCCGAATCCAGAGTCACGCTGCTGTCTAACCTGTCGTTGCCGGAGGAGCACAAGAGGGCAGGAGATGCTCTAAAGAAATATGCATCAAAACTGTAG